From Streptomyces sp. Edi4, one genomic window encodes:
- a CDS encoding helix-turn-helix transcriptional regulator, translating into MMTTPAVDATQELAAFLRTRRERLDPGDLGLPARRAVRRTPGLRREEVAELAGVSVDYVVRLEQARGLRPSADVLDALARALRLPPVERAYLFDLAQRRPRTADAPATAAAPPLARLVDDLAPLPAMLLNHRYDILAWNPEMAALLVDFAALPPARRNAMWLCLAHPELRARYADRERVVREGVAHLRAAWAAHPKDPVLTGLIGELRATQAQFADLWAEGDVVAGGRGHKVMRHPEAGPLALAAEVLAPLHDPDQRLLLFRAADDASRAGLRRLSGS; encoded by the coding sequence ATGATGACGACCCCGGCCGTGGACGCGACGCAGGAGCTGGCCGCGTTCCTGCGGACCCGGCGCGAACGGCTCGACCCGGGCGACCTGGGCCTGCCGGCGCGCCGGGCGGTGCGGCGGACCCCGGGGCTGCGCCGCGAGGAGGTCGCGGAGCTCGCCGGGGTCAGCGTCGACTACGTCGTACGCCTGGAACAGGCGCGCGGGCTCAGGCCGTCGGCGGACGTACTGGACGCGCTGGCCCGGGCGCTGCGTCTGCCACCGGTGGAGCGCGCCTATCTCTTCGACCTGGCCCAGCGGCGCCCCCGTACCGCCGACGCTCCCGCCACCGCTGCGGCGCCACCGCTGGCCCGGCTGGTGGACGACCTGGCGCCGTTGCCGGCCATGCTCCTGAACCACCGGTACGACATCCTGGCGTGGAACCCTGAAATGGCAGCGCTGCTCGTGGACTTCGCCGCCCTGCCCCCCGCGCGGCGCAACGCGATGTGGCTCTGTCTCGCGCACCCGGAGCTCCGCGCGCGGTACGCCGACCGGGAACGGGTCGTACGGGAAGGCGTGGCCCACCTGCGCGCCGCGTGGGCGGCCCATCCCAAGGACCCGGTCCTGACCGGCCTGATCGGTGAACTGCGCGCGACCCAGGCTCAGTTCGCGGACCTGTGGGCCGAGGGGGACGTCGTGGCGGGCGGCCGGGGCCACAAGGTGATGCGCCATCCCGAGGCGGGCCCGCTGGCCCTCGCCGCCGAAGTGCTGGCGCCGCTGCACGACCCGGACCAGCGGTTGCTGCTGTTCCGCGCGGCGGACGACGCGAGCCGAGCGGGGCTGAGGCGGTTGAGCGGGAGCTGA
- a CDS encoding class I SAM-dependent methyltransferase, with the protein MSAQTWLTDTRDSYDTVAASYADQLREALAGEPYLRAVLVLFAELVRDAGGGPVADVGCGPGHVTAHLRELGVDALGIDLSPGMIDVARRDHPGLGFAVGSMTRLPLADASVAAVLAFWSLIHIPDEAVPTVFAEFHRVTPPGAPLLLGFHMGDETRLKTQGYGGHPMNVHIHLRRPDRVTAWLGEAGFTVEAEFLLDLDERQPGAVLFARREGQGLSPGAKVAGHEPSGCASMQQ; encoded by the coding sequence ATGAGCGCCCAGACATGGCTGACGGACACCCGGGACTCCTACGACACGGTCGCCGCGAGCTATGCCGACCAGCTCCGTGAGGCGCTGGCGGGTGAGCCGTATCTGCGGGCGGTTCTGGTGCTCTTCGCCGAGCTCGTGCGTGACGCGGGCGGCGGGCCCGTGGCGGACGTGGGGTGCGGGCCCGGCCATGTGACCGCACACCTGCGGGAGTTGGGCGTCGACGCGCTCGGGATCGATCTCTCGCCCGGGATGATCGACGTGGCCCGGCGCGACCACCCGGGGCTCGGTTTCGCGGTGGGCTCCATGACGCGGCTCCCCCTCGCGGACGCGTCCGTCGCCGCCGTGCTCGCCTTCTGGTCCCTCATCCACATCCCCGACGAGGCGGTCCCCACCGTTTTCGCCGAGTTCCACCGCGTGACGCCGCCGGGCGCACCGCTGTTGCTCGGCTTCCACATGGGCGACGAGACCCGCCTGAAGACCCAGGGCTACGGCGGCCACCCAATGAACGTCCACATCCATCTGCGCCGCCCCGACCGGGTCACGGCGTGGCTTGGGGAGGCGGGGTTCACGGTCGAGGCGGAGTTCCTGCTCGACCTCGACGAACGACAGCCGGGCGCGGTCCTGTTCGCGCGCCGGGAGGGCCAGGGCCTGTCGCCCGGTGCGAAAGTCGCTGGTCATGAGCCATCGGGCTGTGCTTCCATGCAGCAGTGA
- a CDS encoding response regulator transcription factor, with protein MLAEDSVLLREGLIGLLSRCGHEVVSAVGDARALVAAVEEHAPDIVVTDVRMPPDFQDEGLHAAVRLRERRPTLPVLVLSQYVQRTYAAELLDSGDGSGVGYLLKDRVGHIEEFMEALCEVADGGTVVDPEVVRQLLRRRRDPLAQLTPREREVLALIAEGRSNGAIAKELVVSEAAIGKHIGNILTKLDLPLTDLTHRRVLAVLTFLRA; from the coding sequence GTGCTGGCCGAGGACAGCGTGCTGCTACGGGAAGGACTCATCGGCCTGCTCAGCCGCTGCGGCCACGAGGTGGTGTCGGCCGTCGGGGACGCGCGGGCACTGGTCGCCGCGGTCGAGGAGCATGCCCCCGACATCGTGGTGACGGACGTACGCATGCCGCCCGATTTCCAGGACGAAGGGCTGCACGCGGCGGTGCGACTGCGTGAGCGGCGTCCCACGCTCCCGGTCCTGGTCCTCAGTCAGTACGTTCAGCGTACGTACGCGGCCGAACTCCTGGACTCCGGGGACGGATCGGGCGTCGGCTATCTGCTCAAGGACCGCGTGGGACACATCGAGGAGTTCATGGAAGCGCTGTGCGAGGTGGCGGACGGCGGGACGGTGGTCGACCCCGAGGTGGTGCGCCAACTGCTGCGCCGCCGCCGCGATCCGCTGGCGCAGCTGACCCCGCGTGAACGCGAAGTACTGGCGTTGATCGCCGAAGGCAGGTCCAACGGCGCGATCGCCAAGGAACTGGTGGTGTCCGAAGCGGCGATCGGCAAACACATCGGCAACATCCTTACCAAGTTGGACCTGCCACTGACGGACCTGACCCACCGCAGGGTCCTGGCCGTCCTGACCTTCCTGCGGGCCTGA
- a CDS encoding ABC transporter ATP-binding protein: MSNDAIRLRSLTRRYSSGGASVTALDQVSLAFPSGTFTAVMGPSGSGKSTLLQCAAGLDRPTSGSVTVGDTELTGLSETKLTLLRRERIGFVFQAFNLLPSLTAEQNVALPLRMAGRRPRKTQVREVLEQVGLGDRTRHRPTQMSGGQQQRVALARALITRPDVLFGDEPTGALDSGTSREVLTLLRGMVDRDGQTIIMVTHDPVAASYADRVVFLVDGRVNDELISASAEDIASRMTKLEAAPC; this comes from the coding sequence ATGAGCAACGACGCGATCCGATTGCGCTCCCTGACTCGGCGGTACAGCTCGGGCGGTGCGTCCGTCACCGCCCTCGACCAGGTGTCGCTGGCGTTCCCGAGCGGGACCTTCACCGCCGTGATGGGCCCCTCCGGATCCGGCAAGTCGACCCTGTTGCAGTGCGCCGCAGGCCTGGACCGGCCCACGTCGGGCTCGGTCACCGTGGGCGACACCGAGCTGACCGGGCTGAGCGAGACCAAGCTGACCCTGCTGCGCCGCGAGCGCATCGGCTTCGTGTTCCAGGCGTTCAACCTGCTGCCCTCGCTGACCGCCGAGCAGAACGTGGCCCTGCCCCTGCGGATGGCCGGCCGCCGCCCCAGGAAGACCCAGGTGCGCGAGGTGCTTGAACAGGTCGGACTCGGCGACCGGACGCGGCACCGCCCGACGCAGATGTCCGGCGGCCAGCAGCAGCGGGTCGCCCTGGCGCGGGCCCTGATCACCCGCCCGGACGTGCTGTTCGGTGACGAGCCGACCGGCGCACTCGACTCGGGGACCAGTCGCGAGGTGCTGACCCTGCTGCGCGGCATGGTCGACCGGGACGGCCAGACGATCATCATGGTCACCCATGACCCCGTCGCCGCCTCCTACGCCGACCGCGTCGTCTTCCTCGTCGACGGCCGTGTCAACGACGAGCTGATCAGCGCCTCCGCCGAGGACATCGCCTCGCGCATGACCAAGCTCGAGGCGGCGCCGTGCTGA
- a CDS encoding sensor domain-containing protein, with amino-acid sequence MRPRNVWQAMSRPGYLLSVWPWRAAAYLFTGAVTGAATLVALLAAAAVSGVLALVLVGLPLLMMVALSGIPLAWVERHRLRLIDRDPVSGRHQVPTAPGLWAWLSTRLREQGTWREFGYALLFAGILWPLDALAVTIALLVPLSMVATPLLMATVGDGHEAKVLKQWTVTTWPTAFGVAVLGLLLMGLGAYMLGVTAGARAELARLLIGSPEGELGVKVVELTRSRARLVDAFEAERRRIERDLHDGAQQHLVALTMALGLARLDAGPGPLADQLTKAHEEAGKALAGLRELIHGIYPKVLTDYGLQAAVSDAADRCVVPVDVDLQLPGRPSQPVESAAYFAVCEALANVARHSGANRARVSGGHRDGRLFLEVRDDGRGGADPSTGSGLTGLADRVSVLNGRLALTSPPGGPTLLRVEFPCELPEPADRSA; translated from the coding sequence ATGCGACCTCGGAATGTGTGGCAGGCCATGTCGCGTCCGGGCTACCTGCTGTCGGTCTGGCCCTGGCGCGCCGCCGCGTACCTGTTCACCGGCGCCGTGACCGGCGCCGCCACCTTGGTGGCACTGCTTGCGGCGGCAGCGGTCAGCGGTGTGCTCGCCCTCGTCCTGGTGGGGCTGCCCCTGCTCATGATGGTCGCCCTCAGCGGGATCCCCCTGGCCTGGGTGGAGCGGCACAGGCTGCGCCTGATCGACCGCGACCCGGTGTCCGGTCGGCATCAGGTGCCGACCGCGCCGGGACTGTGGGCCTGGCTGTCCACCCGGCTGCGTGAACAGGGGACTTGGCGGGAGTTCGGATACGCGCTGCTGTTCGCCGGGATCCTGTGGCCGCTCGACGCCCTGGCCGTCACGATCGCCCTGCTCGTCCCGCTGTCCATGGTCGCCACCCCGCTGCTGATGGCCACGGTCGGCGACGGCCACGAGGCAAAGGTGCTCAAGCAGTGGACGGTCACCACATGGCCGACCGCATTCGGCGTCGCCGTACTGGGCCTGCTTCTGATGGGCCTCGGCGCATACATGCTCGGCGTCACGGCGGGCGCTCGCGCGGAGCTGGCCCGGCTGCTGATCGGCTCCCCCGAGGGTGAGCTCGGCGTCAAGGTGGTCGAACTGACCCGCTCCCGCGCTCGGTTGGTGGACGCCTTCGAGGCTGAGCGGCGCCGTATCGAGCGGGATCTGCATGACGGCGCCCAACAGCACCTCGTGGCACTGACGATGGCCCTCGGCCTGGCCCGCCTCGATGCGGGGCCCGGCCCGCTCGCCGACCAGCTCACCAAGGCGCATGAGGAGGCGGGCAAGGCGCTCGCGGGACTGCGCGAGCTCATTCACGGCATCTACCCCAAGGTCCTTACGGACTACGGCCTTCAGGCCGCGGTCAGCGACGCCGCCGACCGCTGCGTGGTCCCCGTCGACGTCGACCTCCAACTGCCGGGCCGTCCGTCCCAGCCGGTGGAGTCCGCGGCGTACTTCGCGGTCTGCGAGGCGCTGGCCAATGTCGCCAGACACAGCGGGGCCAACCGCGCGCGGGTCAGCGGTGGACATCGCGACGGACGCCTGTTCCTTGAGGTACGCGACGACGGTCGCGGCGGCGCGGATCCCTCGACGGGCAGCGGCCTCACCGGTCTCGCGGACCGGGTGTCGGTCCTCAATGGCAGACTTGCTCTGACCAGTCCGCCGGGTGGGCCGACTCTTCTACGTGTGGAGTTTCCTTGCGAATTGCCCGAGCCGGCCGATCGCTCCGCGTAG
- a CDS encoding aldo/keto reductase, which yields MPLTLDTYRLLGRSGLRVSPLALGTATFGTEWGWGAGEDESRRLFDRYTEQGGNFIDTAATYTEGSSERLLGTFAHGRRESLVLATKYSTLRRPGDPNSGGPHRKNLFASVESSLRRLNTDYIDLLHLHVWDFTTPVEEILRGLDDLVRQGKVLYVAMSNVPAWQVSRMQAIADLRGWAPLVALQIEYSLIERTGERDLIPMAREMGLGVVPYSPLGGGLLTGKYSRADLTGAGPAPDGSSRRDHNAALGMLTERNLGIADAVREVALETGRTSAQVGLAWTLRNPAVTASVIGARTLDQLADNLGALDVDLTEAHLARLEEAGAIEPGIPHALLAGDPMRRATRGELTIQLR from the coding sequence ATGCCGCTCACTCTCGACACCTACCGGCTGCTGGGCCGATCGGGCCTGCGGGTCTCGCCCCTGGCGCTCGGCACCGCGACCTTCGGCACCGAATGGGGCTGGGGCGCCGGCGAGGATGAGTCGCGCCGCCTCTTCGACCGCTACACCGAGCAGGGCGGCAACTTCATCGACACCGCCGCCACCTACACCGAGGGCAGCTCGGAACGACTGCTGGGCACCTTCGCCCACGGCCGCCGCGAGAGCCTGGTGCTCGCGACCAAGTACTCGACCCTTCGCCGCCCCGGCGACCCCAACTCCGGTGGCCCGCATCGCAAGAACCTCTTCGCGTCGGTGGAGTCCAGCCTGCGCCGCCTGAACACGGACTACATCGACCTGCTTCATCTGCACGTGTGGGACTTCACGACGCCGGTCGAGGAAATCCTGCGCGGCCTGGACGATCTGGTCCGGCAGGGCAAGGTGCTGTACGTGGCGATGTCCAACGTGCCGGCCTGGCAGGTCTCGCGGATGCAGGCCATCGCCGATCTGCGCGGCTGGGCGCCGCTGGTCGCGCTCCAGATCGAGTACAGCCTCATCGAGCGCACCGGCGAGCGCGACCTGATCCCGATGGCCCGCGAGATGGGGCTCGGGGTGGTCCCGTACTCGCCGCTGGGCGGCGGGCTGCTCACCGGCAAGTACAGCCGCGCCGACCTGACCGGCGCGGGCCCCGCCCCGGACGGGAGCAGCCGCAGGGACCACAACGCCGCCCTGGGCATGCTGACCGAGCGTAATCTCGGCATCGCGGACGCCGTGCGAGAGGTCGCCTTGGAAACCGGTCGCACCTCCGCCCAGGTGGGCCTCGCCTGGACGTTGCGGAACCCGGCCGTGACGGCCTCCGTCATCGGCGCCCGCACACTCGACCAGCTGGCGGACAACCTCGGCGCCCTCGACGTCGACCTCACCGAGGCCCACCTGGCGCGCCTGGAGGAGGCCGGCGCCATCGAGCCCGGCATCCCGCACGCGCTGCTGGCCGGCGATCCCATGAGGCGCGCGACGAGGGGCGAGCTGACGATTCAACTCCGCTGA
- a CDS encoding GNAT family N-acetyltransferase, which translates to MAPRARQRNDRDLGDCVRVLAEVHEQDGYPVNWPDLPEAWLTPPLLIASWVAELNGRVAGHIGLSRSDAGDAAPGLWSVRAGVSTDATAVVNRLFVAPWARGHGIGALLMARAATEAQDRGLHPVLDVVASDTAAAALYDRLGWQLLATVEQRWSPEQTVTVRCYAAAP; encoded by the coding sequence GTGGCCCCGAGAGCCCGGCAGCGCAATGATCGCGATCTCGGTGACTGTGTGCGGGTGCTGGCCGAGGTCCATGAGCAGGACGGCTATCCGGTGAACTGGCCGGACCTGCCCGAGGCTTGGCTCACGCCGCCCTTGCTCATCGCTTCCTGGGTGGCGGAACTGAACGGCCGCGTTGCCGGCCATATCGGCCTGTCCCGGAGCGACGCGGGAGACGCGGCACCTGGTCTGTGGAGCGTTCGTGCAGGGGTGAGTACCGACGCGACCGCCGTGGTCAACCGACTGTTCGTCGCCCCGTGGGCTCGTGGCCACGGCATCGGTGCGCTGCTGATGGCGCGGGCTGCCACCGAAGCACAGGACCGCGGCTTGCATCCGGTGCTCGACGTGGTGGCCTCCGACACCGCGGCGGCGGCTTTGTACGACCGGCTCGGCTGGCAGTTGCTGGCCACCGTCGAACAGCGGTGGAGCCCGGAGCAGACGGTCACGGTCCGGTGCTATGCGGCGGCGCCCTGA
- a CDS encoding ABC transporter permease — protein MLSTALRTLRTRWTTFVGSFVALCLGVALIAVMGLALASSLDAPGRGPERFAAAPVVVKGQDTLVVPTSIGERTRKLAQPRAVPDDAVAKLRHLGTVVEDRSFAVRCEGGPADLVGHPWSTAAFAPYRLDAGRAPEAADEVVVSGDWARPGARVRTDGGTVRVVGSVAGLGFENAVFYTDPRAAELSPRSLQLVVDADAAAVRGAVRGSEGVQVLTGDARRYADADPDRDSEALTAMNAMFGTAGGVTGFVSVFVVASTFAFAVSQRRREFGLLRTAGATPGQIRHMVVSEALAVGVLASAAGCVLGSYGAPELAEWAVDKNLAPRWFTIGDYTWPYHMAFWTGLFVALCGVLAASWRAGRTGPTEALREAAVDTRPMTWGRWLFGAGLLITAAVTLALALATNPGGLLQRKTYVSRPMLLITAVALLAPVLVRPLVRLIAWLPAQLPGACGMLVRENAAAGVRRTAAVAAPVLVTVALAGSLLGAAATLDEAKATEVREQTVADFVVTAADGAGFDEATLKRLQAVSGAEVSASSSSAVYVLEDGVALIKSDARAAEPKPLTETARPPLTAGKVSDLDDDSIIVNEEWQQHTVGERVDVWLGDGTRKSLKIAAVMTTGTGNNGVYVTPRNAPAAPVDRVDVRRADGAGTATVAAGLRQAVRASGGAVLTRDAWVRAKYPETNRTTRMGFFLVLGIALLYTGISLANAMVMATSDRVRELAVLRLAGATKWQVLRMVGAEALMVVVVGGLLGALVAGLNLVGMWSALGVLSVRTSIEIPWAALAAALGVCAVLAVVSAVTPAGLSLRRGAVELAGTPE, from the coding sequence GTGCTGAGCACCGCGCTGCGCACCCTGCGCACCCGCTGGACCACCTTCGTCGGCAGTTTCGTCGCCCTCTGCCTGGGCGTGGCGCTGATCGCCGTGATGGGTCTTGCCCTGGCGTCCTCGCTGGACGCACCCGGCCGGGGGCCGGAGCGGTTCGCCGCCGCGCCGGTCGTGGTCAAGGGCCAGGACACCCTTGTGGTGCCCACTTCGATCGGCGAGCGCACCCGGAAGCTCGCGCAGCCGCGTGCCGTGCCCGACGACGCGGTCGCGAAGCTGCGCCACCTGGGGACCGTCGTCGAGGACCGGTCGTTCGCCGTGCGGTGCGAGGGCGGGCCCGCCGATCTGGTGGGCCATCCCTGGTCCACCGCGGCCTTCGCGCCGTACCGGCTCGACGCGGGACGCGCACCCGAGGCCGCGGACGAGGTCGTCGTCAGCGGTGACTGGGCTCGTCCGGGGGCCCGGGTGCGGACCGACGGCGGCACCGTACGCGTGGTCGGCTCCGTGGCCGGGCTCGGCTTCGAGAACGCCGTGTTCTACACCGATCCCCGCGCCGCCGAACTGTCGCCGCGCAGCCTCCAGCTCGTGGTCGACGCCGATGCGGCGGCCGTGCGCGGGGCGGTGCGCGGCAGCGAAGGCGTCCAGGTCCTCACCGGGGACGCGCGCCGGTACGCCGACGCCGACCCCGACCGGGACAGCGAGGCCCTGACCGCGATGAACGCCATGTTCGGCACGGCCGGAGGCGTCACCGGGTTCGTGTCGGTGTTCGTGGTGGCCTCGACCTTCGCGTTCGCGGTGTCCCAGCGCCGCCGCGAGTTCGGGCTGCTGCGCACCGCCGGGGCGACCCCGGGCCAGATCCGCCACATGGTCGTCTCCGAAGCACTCGCGGTCGGTGTGCTCGCCTCGGCCGCCGGCTGTGTACTCGGTTCCTACGGGGCTCCCGAGCTCGCCGAGTGGGCGGTCGACAAGAACCTTGCGCCCCGCTGGTTCACCATCGGCGACTACACCTGGCCCTACCACATGGCGTTCTGGACGGGCCTGTTCGTGGCTCTGTGCGGCGTGCTGGCCGCGTCCTGGCGGGCGGGGCGCACCGGTCCCACCGAGGCCCTGCGCGAGGCGGCCGTGGACACCCGGCCGATGACATGGGGCCGTTGGCTGTTCGGCGCGGGCCTGCTGATCACCGCCGCGGTCACGCTGGCCCTGGCCCTGGCGACGAACCCGGGCGGCCTGCTTCAGCGCAAGACGTATGTGAGCCGGCCCATGCTGCTGATCACCGCGGTCGCGCTGCTCGCGCCGGTGCTGGTGCGGCCGCTGGTGAGGCTGATCGCCTGGCTGCCGGCCCAACTGCCCGGCGCCTGCGGGATGCTGGTGCGGGAGAACGCCGCCGCCGGGGTGCGCCGCACCGCCGCCGTCGCGGCGCCCGTGCTGGTCACGGTCGCGCTGGCGGGCTCACTGCTGGGCGCCGCCGCCACCCTCGACGAGGCGAAGGCCACCGAGGTACGCGAGCAGACGGTCGCCGACTTCGTGGTCACCGCGGCGGACGGCGCCGGCTTCGACGAGGCGACGCTGAAACGGCTTCAGGCCGTGTCCGGAGCCGAGGTTTCCGCGAGCTCGTCGAGCGCCGTGTACGTCCTGGAGGACGGCGTGGCGCTCATCAAGTCCGATGCCAGAGCCGCCGAGCCCAAGCCGCTCACGGAAACGGCCCGCCCCCCGCTCACCGCGGGAAAGGTGAGTGACCTGGACGACGACTCGATCATCGTCAACGAGGAGTGGCAGCAGCACACCGTGGGCGAGCGGGTGGACGTGTGGCTGGGCGACGGCACGCGGAAGTCCCTGAAGATCGCAGCGGTGATGACCACCGGCACCGGCAACAACGGCGTCTACGTCACCCCACGCAACGCCCCCGCGGCGCCTGTCGACCGGGTCGACGTACGCCGTGCGGACGGTGCCGGCACGGCCACCGTGGCCGCCGGTCTGCGTCAGGCGGTGCGGGCGTCGGGCGGAGCGGTCCTCACCAGGGACGCCTGGGTGCGGGCGAAGTACCCCGAGACCAACCGGACGACCCGGATGGGCTTCTTCCTGGTCCTTGGCATCGCCCTGCTCTACACCGGCATCTCCCTGGCCAACGCCATGGTCATGGCGACCTCCGACCGGGTCCGCGAGCTGGCTGTGCTGCGGCTGGCCGGCGCCACCAAGTGGCAGGTACTGCGGATGGTGGGCGCCGAGGCGCTGATGGTGGTCGTGGTCGGCGGACTGCTGGGTGCGCTGGTCGCCGGGCTCAACCTGGTGGGCATGTGGAGCGCGCTGGGTGTGCTCTCGGTGCGGACGTCCATCGAGATCCCGTGGGCGGCGCTCGCGGCGGCCCTGGGTGTCTGCGCGGTGCTCGCCGTCGTCTCGGCGGTCACTCCGGCCGGCCTCTCCTTGCGCCGCGGGGCGGTGGAGTTGGCGGGTACGCCGGAGTGA
- a CDS encoding IS5 family transposase (programmed frameshift): MVGIVERLVPDELWELFQRVVPEAPSRPQGGGRRRHGDREVLAAIVFVATSGCTWQQLTSASFGPSGATAHRRFSEWSKARVWAKLHRLVLDELGARGELDWSRCAIDSVNMRALKGDLTGPNPVDRGKYGSKIHLITERSGLPISVGISGANLHDSQALIPLVKGIPPIRSRRGPRRRKPGKLHADKGYDYAHLRQWLRERGITHRIARKGVESSQRLGRHRWTVERTMAWLAGCRRLHRRYERKADHFLAFTSLACTLICYRRLAK; encoded by the exons ATGGTGGGGATCGTTGAGCGGCTGGTGCCGGACGAGTTGTGGGAGTTGTTCCAGCGGGTGGTGCCGGAGGCGCCGTCGCGGCCGCAGGGCGGTGGTCGGCGTCGGCACGGCGACCGGGAAGTGCTGGCCGCGATCGTCTTCGTGGCTACGTCGGGTTGTACCTGGCAGCAGCTGACTTCGGCGTCGTTCGGCCCGTCCGGAGCGACCGCCCACCGGCGGTTCTCGGAGTGGTCGAAGGCCAGAGTGTGGGCCAAGCTCCACCGCCTGGTCCTCGACGAACTCGGCGCCCGCGGCGAGTTGGACTGGTCGAGGTGCGCGATCGACTCGGTGAACATGCGGGCCCTG AAGGGGGACCTGACAGGTCCGAATCCTGTCGACCGGGGCAAGTACGGCTCGAAGATCCACCTGATCACCGAACGGTCCGGTCTGCCCATATCCGTCGGCATCTCCGGGGCCAACCTGCATGACAGCCAAGCCCTGATCCCGCTCGTGAAGGGCATCCCGCCGATCCGCTCGCGCCGCGGCCCGCGACGGCGCAAGCCCGGCAAACTCCACGCCGACAAGGGATATGACTACGCCCACCTGCGGCAATGGTTACGCGAACGCGGCATCACCCACCGCATCGCCCGCAAGGGAGTCGAGTCCTCACAGAGGCTGGGCCGCCATCGCTGGACCGTGGAGCGGACCATGGCCTGGCTCGCCGGCTGCCGCCGCCTCCACCGACGCTACGAACGCAAGGCCGACCACTTCCTAGCCTTCACCAGCCTCGCCTGCACCCTCATCTGCTACCGCCGACTCGCCAAATGA